attttccaaaaattctcaaaaatttcgctttttcgacaaaaactggaaaaaaccagaattttttccaaaaattgtccaacagtcatgctttttgctgaaattgtcgtATTATTGcgtttcaccaaaaattaataaaaatgctagttttactaaaatttacaaaaaatctcgttttttaacaacattgctaaaaaattgtcacttttctttcaaaaaattccaaagagtctcacattttgctaaaaatttcataaaagtctacctattttatcaaaacgttgcaaataaacttcaaattgaaaaccaaaacatttcttgtaatgttctgttttttttaaatgttttttcctacattaaaatgttttgctcacgttttatcactttttcggttacttttgtttttaaaaattttgattactaaagttcctttttttttttgttgaaaaaatctaatgCAAACTCCtggattttgaacatttgaactattttgatcatttctcaagcctccagcaaatttttaaatgctgaaatttcaacaaaattttgccCTAGGAAGTTGCCAAGTTTTTTATGGCACTTCATGAAAATCTACAGTTTTTAAAATACCACTGttggctccagaacagcttgaaactaTCTCCAGTCGACTCAGCGTGTTAAAAATTGgggtatttcaatttcaacttagCAACTTTTTCCtttggtggattttttcgaaaatttaaacatttaaaaatcttgctgtaggctccagaaatgCCCTAAACGGCTGAAACTGTTTCTGATTGATTTGATATTTGGGCTCTGCCTTATCTAACTATAGAATAGTTCGAATAAAGTAGGCAGGTAATTAATTTTGTAACGTTGATTTGCAGCAAAATTCCCTCAATGAAGGAGGCTTCGTTAGCGCTTTGACTGATTTACTTGGAAGTGGTCCAGTCATCGAAGGAAAGAACGACGAtcgatttttatcatttttcttgaATGATAATCCTTTAAATGCTTTACAAGCTAAACAGTATCCTAATGTGCCTTTACTCATAGGAACCACGAAACAGGAAACTGGAAAATTGATCTCAGGTAGCATCGTATAGCTGATTATGGTTCAGTCATcagtgtattatttttattattttttttgatggttTATTTCGTCATGTTTCAGGACCCTTCTATGATGAGGTTATTAATAAAGCTAACGATCCTAATttcttgaagaaatcattaccTCAAGCTTTATTGAACAATAATAAAGGTGCcgatcatattattttttcaacagtatcattttgaagaaaaaataaatcaacgtACACgtgttcttttttatttttaggattGTTCACAAATGGAAGTGTGAATGAgttattgaagaatttattcgaaaatggCGATTACTTGAACCTTATTTCGTCGACGGTCGTGAACGTTGCAAATATCTTTATAAAAGTTATCGAAGTACgaatttaatttacctacctacatatttgtaaTTCGTACGATGCTTTTATCCGTAAGCTTATTCtagtaatttgtttttaatttctaGGAAACCACCGACGCCTTGTTCAATTTACCAGCAGCTACCACATCGTTATTATGGAATAAAGTCGGAGGACCTGTGTATTTCTACAGTTTCGAACACGCTGCCTCGCTCAAAACTCCTATTACCTTTTTAGATAATCCATTATACGCACAGCCTGCCGGAGGAAAagaaaaaggtacctacctacctacatcgtGTTGCTCgaatcaatttgatgaaatttcctcTGATTTAGTTGCCAGCCACGGAGACGATCTCATATTCTTATTCGAACTACAATCTCTGGAAGGCCAACCGATCGCTGGATCCGAACTAACAGATCCGAAAgataaaaaagtcaaagaaattTTCGTGAATTTAATCGCCGAGTTTCTTCTGAAAGGGTATGAAATAACTAATCTACctattatacgtattttttggCACGTATTTTTACACGAAGcatcatttttatgaacttCTCAGAAAACCCAAAATAACCGAACTGAAAACAGACTGGCCTCAATTCGCCAACGAGAACAGCTACGTCATCATATCACCTCAGCCTCAAATAAGTAAAAGATTCCGTTACTGCGAGCTCGCCTTATGGGGAGGTTTCGTCGACAGATTCCAAGACCCTACTTGTAAATTCCCCGGAATCGATAACATCTTGAAATCGATCCCGAATCTGAACGATTTACTGAAAAACAACCTGTTAGCCGATCAGAATTTGAATCTGGCTAATATTCAAAACGCTTTGAAATCCGTCGTCACTACACCACCTCTTTTAGGCGGTAATAACGGTGGTCTTCTAGGAGGCCCTAAACCAGGAGGTGGTGGAGGTCTCCTTGGAGGTGGCTCGAAACAAGGCGGTGGAGGGCTTCTAGGAGGAGGCTCGAAACCATTAGTGCATTTGAGAGTTTCAGCATTAGTAAATGGATAAAATGTGATAGATTTTCATCGTAAACGATGTACATATGTTATaagaaaagacaagttttttccattttttttaacgatcATTTTTCTCTTCGACATGATGATTTTGTATTATTTCAGCATTCATTACCAATAAATCgagattttaattattttatcgattgatttttgattcagCGAACGTTATCTTATCTGTCTTCGATCGCTGCAGATAATCGACTATACTCAAGTGAAGAAGAATCTTGATCttgattcagtttcatttttagatcgGTGATCAGCTCGAATGTTCCATGTTCGTTTCGAATTGATGAGCATTTTATTAAGTCACCAAAATGGAGCATTTTCGAATTCTTTGTATTTCATTCTTTTTCGTTTGCTTAGTATCGGGTGAAAAGTATGAAAATGCGTttaatttgagtgaaattgatACGATCGTAAGTATAGAGTAAAGTAATATCTACTAATGAGTTATCTTCCTTAAATTCCTTCTCAGCTGAGGTTGGTAAGTGCCTCAAAATTGCAATCACATCGTCATCGTCCAGTGCATCT
The sequence above is a segment of the Planococcus citri chromosome 3, ihPlaCitr1.1, whole genome shotgun sequence genome. Coding sequences within it:
- the LOC135840214 gene encoding carboxylesterase 5A isoform X2; translation: MKFIILLCLVSCASANHRVKRIVGGEKAAIPQALNLEDVNLPDDSESDGPSLIDETESTNFSADGLDYVVVVNEEFRKSKVTGVKERNGQVSFRGIRYAEPPVKRGRFARPVLKYMNGEIDATKYGSPCLQRQYSSTVGDEDCLFLNVYTPSVKATGLPVFFWIHGGGFKSGSGNQYAAAALVAKNVIVVTINYRLGTLGFLGTNDQVISGNSGLFDIRAGFEWTKRYIKYFGGDPKKIFPAGQGSGASVATLFAQSSFTSDGVKGVIAMSGSGLSSSAVNYSPNNTFESVATMSQCSEYQDSLKVVRCLQDLDVNAILETDSTIQQNSLNEGGFVSALTDLLGSGPVIEGKNDDRFLSFFLNDNPLNALQAKQYPNVPLLIGTTKQETGKLISGPFYDEVINKANDPNFLKKSLPQALLNNNKGLFTNGSVNELLKNLFENGDYLNLISSTVVNVANIFIKVIEETTDALFNLPAATTSLLWNKVGGPVYFYSFEHAASLKTPITFLDNPLYAQPAGGKEKVASHGDDLIFLFELQSLEGQPIAGSELTDPKDKKVKEIFVNLIAEFLLKGKPKITELKTDWPQFANENSYVIISPQPQISKRFRYCELALWGGFVDRFQDPTCKFPGIDNILKSIPNLNDLLKNNLLADQNLNLANIQNALKSVVTTPPLLGGNNGGLLGGPKPGGGGGLLGGGSKQGGGGLLGGGSKPLVHLRVSALVNG
- the LOC135840214 gene encoding cocaine esterase isoform X1, which codes for MKFIILLCLVSCASANHRVKRIVGGEKAAIPQALNLEDVNLPDDSESDGPSLIDETESTNFSADGLDYVVVVNEEFRKSKVTGVKERNGQVSFRGIRYAEPPVKRGRFARPVLKYMNGEIDATKYGSPCLQRQYSSTVGDEDCLFLNVYTPSVKATGLPVFFWIHGGGFKSGSGNQYAAAALVAKNVIVVTINYRLGTLGFLGTNDQVISGNSGLFDIRAGFEWTKRYIKYFGGDPKKIFPAGQGSGASVATLFAQSSFTSDGVKGVIAMSGSGLSSSAVNYSPNNTFESVATMSQCSEYQDSLKVVRCLQDLDVNAILETDSTIQQNSLNEGGFVSALTDLLGSGPVIEGKNDDRFLSFFLNDNPLNALQAKQYPNVPLLIGTTKQETGKLISGPFYDEVINKANDPNFLKKSLPQALLNNNKGLFTNGSVNELLKNLFENGDYLNLISSTVVNVANIFIKVIEETTDALFNLPAATTSLLWNKVGGPVYFYSFEHAASLKTPITFLDNPLYAQPAGGKEKGTYLPTSCCSNQFDEISSDLVASHGDDLIFLFELQSLEGQPIAGSELTDPKDKKVKEIFVNLIAEFLLKGKPKITELKTDWPQFANENSYVIISPQPQISKRFRYCELALWGGFVDRFQDPTCKFPGIDNILKSIPNLNDLLKNNLLADQNLNLANIQNALKSVVTTPPLLGGNNGGLLGGPKPGGGGGLLGGGSKQGGGGLLGGGSKPLVHLRVSALVNG